The Thiorhodovibrio litoralis genome includes a window with the following:
- a CDS encoding efflux RND transporter periplasmic adaptor subunit, with product MKNNARKHREWLRAAMTALLCALLTPSLAAAADLIPLSTTQRAAFGIELAIPEATGEARSRRYPARVTVPNPQLRVVSAPQDGILDALLVAEGERVEQDQLLAELRSPGLVDLQSAFLEATTRLELATSELERDQRLARDGLIAERRLLETKSRHRELTTSAEQQRQRLAIAGLSDADIAALRESRQLSSALPIRAPLAGVVLEQMVATGESVAAATPLYRIARLDPLWLEVHVPVTDLAGLIIGGRAWLPEMDLDGKIITIGRMVHERDQGVLVRAEIRDKSGQLRPGQFAEVQLTANGDGWKVPADALIRQSGQAYLFAARPGGFAPLPVTVLNEQDSKALITGELTADDRVAISGTVALKAIWLGAESSGGE from the coding sequence ATGAAAAATAACGCCAGAAAGCACCGGGAATGGCTTCGCGCGGCAATGACCGCGCTGCTCTGCGCCCTACTCACCCCAAGCCTCGCCGCGGCCGCCGACCTCATCCCGCTCAGCACCACCCAGCGTGCCGCGTTCGGCATTGAGCTGGCCATACCCGAAGCGACCGGCGAGGCACGCTCGCGGCGCTATCCGGCGCGGGTAACGGTGCCCAACCCGCAGCTGCGGGTGGTCAGCGCGCCCCAGGACGGCATTCTCGATGCGCTGCTGGTAGCCGAGGGCGAGCGGGTCGAACAGGACCAATTGCTCGCCGAACTGCGCAGCCCCGGGCTGGTCGATCTACAAAGCGCCTTTCTTGAGGCCACCACCCGCCTGGAGCTGGCCACGAGCGAGCTTGAGCGCGACCAGCGTCTGGCGCGCGACGGGCTGATCGCCGAGCGCCGCCTGCTTGAGACCAAGTCCCGCCATCGCGAGCTGACCACCAGCGCCGAGCAGCAACGCCAGCGCCTTGCCATCGCTGGGCTGTCCGACGCCGACATCGCCGCCCTGCGCGAGAGCCGCCAGCTGAGCAGCGCCCTGCCGATCCGCGCGCCGCTCGCCGGTGTGGTGCTGGAGCAAATGGTGGCGACTGGCGAGTCGGTCGCCGCCGCCACGCCCCTGTATCGCATTGCCCGGCTCGATCCCTTGTGGCTGGAAGTGCATGTCCCCGTCACTGACTTGGCCGGGCTTATCATCGGTGGGCGTGCCTGGCTGCCGGAGATGGACCTCGACGGGAAAATTATCACCATCGGCCGCATGGTGCATGAGCGCGATCAGGGCGTGCTGGTGCGCGCTGAAATTCGCGACAAATCCGGCCAACTGCGGCCCGGTCAGTTTGCTGAGGTGCAGCTCACCGCCAACGGCGACGGCTGGAAGGTGCCGGCAGATGCGCTGATTCGCCAAAGCGGACAGGCCTATCTGTTCGCTGCCCGTCCCGGCGGCTTCGCGCCGCTGCCTGTCACTGTCCTGAACGAACAGGACAGCAAGGCCCTGATCACCGGCGAACTGACAGCCGACGACCGCGTCGCCATCAGCGGTACCGTGGCGCTCAAAGCCATCTGGCTTGGCGCTGAAAGCAGCGGAGGCGAATAA